The following are encoded together in the Iodobacter fluviatilis genome:
- the tssB gene encoding type VI secretion system contractile sheath small subunit, with the protein MTESTQHKLDRVRPPRVQITYDVEIGNAIEKKELPLVVGILSDLSGQPKEKLPKLSDRRFINIDRDNFIDVLESINPRLAIQVDNTIAGDGSKLNIELNFYEPQDINDKNAVPKSKDFDHFDPISIVNKVAPLKKLFEARQRLRDLLGKLDGNDDLDKLLQDVIANTEGLKEIQSALPATPEPAPAAA; encoded by the coding sequence ATGACAGAAAGCACACAACACAAGCTAGATCGCGTTCGCCCTCCTCGCGTCCAAATTACTTACGACGTGGAAATTGGCAATGCAATCGAGAAAAAAGAGCTCCCTCTTGTGGTCGGCATCTTGTCCGATCTATCGGGTCAGCCCAAAGAAAAGCTACCAAAGCTTAGCGATCGACGCTTTATCAATATTGATCGAGATAACTTTATCGACGTATTGGAATCGATCAACCCACGCCTTGCTATCCAAGTTGATAACACCATCGCTGGCGATGGCAGCAAGCTCAATATCGAGCTTAATTTTTATGAGCCACAAGATATCAACGATAAAAATGCCGTGCCTAAGAGCAAAGATTTTGATCATTTCGACCCAATCAGCATCGTGAACAAAGTAGCGCCGCTGAAAAAGCTGTTTGAAGCACGTCAGCGCCTCAGGGATCTCCTCGGCAAGCTCGATGGCAATGATGATCTGGATAAATTATTGCAAGACGTGATTGCCAATACCGAAGGGCTGAAAGAAATTCAATCCGCCTTGCCTGCTACCCCAGAGCCTGCCCCTGCAGCCGCTTAA
- a CDS encoding type VI secretion protein, with amino-acid sequence MRDSQKKYRWVCSPLLCIVLAGCGLLKPSIKLSSVSFSVASMANEDTPIPIDLVVVDDEELLKRLLTLSAAQWFEQKAQLQRDFPKALFVWSRELVPGQRLDVVDSPLKGQPGLAVLVYAAYSSLGMHRLRLDQQKSVLLYLDSQDVRWVSGD; translated from the coding sequence GTGCGAGATTCTCAAAAAAAATATCGCTGGGTCTGCTCGCCGTTGCTTTGCATCGTGCTGGCTGGCTGCGGCCTGTTAAAACCCTCGATTAAATTAAGCAGCGTGTCCTTTTCGGTGGCCTCTATGGCCAATGAAGACACCCCTATCCCCATTGATTTAGTGGTGGTAGACGATGAAGAACTGCTTAAACGCCTCTTAACCCTATCTGCCGCGCAATGGTTTGAACAAAAGGCCCAGTTACAACGCGATTTCCCTAAAGCGCTGTTTGTTTGGAGTCGTGAGCTAGTGCCAGGGCAAAGATTGGATGTCGTTGATTCCCCATTAAAGGGCCAGCCAGGCTTGGCCGTATTGGTTTACGCCGCATATAGCTCGCTAGGAATGCACCGATTACGTTTAGATCAGCAAAAAAGTGTGTTGCTGTATTTGGATAGCCAAGATGTACGTTGGGTGAGTGGGGATTGA
- the tssK gene encoding type VI secretion system baseplate subunit TssK: MGQIPEAICWFEGMQLLPQHFQQQSLRAETLAAQYAFTAQPYFWGVLNLEIDEAALISGKLRVLALEAILPDGLWVCIQPGVHPPLELDLKAPIMAEPNRLATFYIVVPPLYRAGELDRSGRRYRSVVGKDIPDLVSKESPASLTLWQPNLTLASEQQCADGVCLPLLRVEEVAGGFAKVPYFAPQPRIWPESLLGMQIADLCKNIGEKCVFLAGRLRLAQQANNEGDMARLNRQLAALWARLPELKSALDSRVAHPNTLHHILCGAAGSICGLNPIAGVPAFRAFNYQELLGCFEEVIGFISQAIAQIRVGYARYPFKHEGTYFMIMPPSTLKDSGQWVMGLRMPNGVAEDAAGLWLKNTVIASLSLVETLQKQRMQGVAYRQLDRQEQASYSVGEDTRLFILYEFAGWIKPDELLCIAAASSDAGPLSIELFAPDTDGIPVLSEAKNA, translated from the coding sequence GTGGGTCAAATTCCAGAAGCAATTTGTTGGTTTGAGGGAATGCAGCTTTTGCCGCAGCACTTTCAACAACAGTCTTTGCGCGCCGAAACGCTGGCCGCCCAGTATGCATTTACTGCACAGCCTTATTTCTGGGGCGTGCTTAATTTGGAGATCGATGAAGCGGCTTTAATCAGCGGCAAATTACGGGTGTTGGCGCTAGAGGCCATTCTGCCTGATGGCTTATGGGTATGTATTCAGCCAGGGGTGCACCCTCCTTTAGAGTTGGATTTAAAAGCCCCCATCATGGCCGAGCCTAATCGGCTTGCTACGTTTTATATCGTAGTGCCGCCGTTGTATCGAGCGGGTGAATTAGATCGCAGTGGTCGGCGTTATCGCTCGGTGGTGGGTAAAGATATTCCTGATTTAGTCAGTAAAGAATCACCCGCATCGCTTACTCTTTGGCAACCCAATCTGACGCTGGCTAGTGAGCAACAATGTGCTGACGGGGTGTGCCTGCCTTTGCTGCGGGTGGAGGAAGTAGCGGGTGGTTTTGCTAAGGTGCCATATTTTGCACCACAGCCACGGATTTGGCCGGAATCGCTACTGGGGATGCAAATCGCTGATTTATGTAAAAATATCGGTGAAAAGTGTGTGTTTTTGGCTGGACGTTTAAGGCTGGCACAGCAGGCCAATAATGAGGGTGATATGGCTCGGCTTAATCGCCAGTTGGCGGCGCTTTGGGCCAGATTACCTGAGCTAAAAAGCGCCTTGGATAGCCGAGTAGCCCACCCTAATACTTTGCATCACATTTTATGTGGCGCTGCGGGATCGATATGTGGCTTGAACCCCATCGCGGGCGTGCCTGCTTTTCGTGCTTTTAATTATCAAGAACTATTGGGCTGTTTTGAGGAGGTGATTGGTTTTATCTCGCAGGCGATTGCCCAGATTCGCGTGGGCTATGCGCGCTATCCATTTAAGCACGAAGGCACATATTTTATGATTATGCCGCCCTCCACATTAAAAGACAGTGGGCAATGGGTGATGGGATTGCGCATGCCCAATGGGGTGGCGGAGGATGCGGCGGGGCTGTGGCTTAAAAATACGGTCATTGCCTCGCTGTCTTTGGTTGAAACCTTACAAAAGCAAAGAATGCAGGGCGTGGCCTATCGCCAGCTGGATAGGCAAGAGCAGGCGAGCTATAGCGTGGGTGAGGATACGCGCTTGTTTATATTGTATGAGTTTGCAGGTTGGATTAAACCGGATGAGCTCTTATGCATTGCCGCCGCAAGTAGTGATGCTGGGCCATTAAGTATCGAGTTGTTTGCGCCAGATACGGATGGTATTCCGGTGCTGAGCGAGGCCAAAAATGCCTGA
- a CDS encoding DotU/TssL family secretion system protein, whose protein sequence is MPDITRQTLPLKQAFCQIWEEWLLLSPSLLTSAEPKESLVQRMVEETSILAKRVYRSVVMQAGTASAKDAQTMQYAFVALLDEVLLFSDWSGQSSWQLTPLEFRLFGTRTAGESLPDDIEQMLARQDPSERDLAAVYLMTLVLGFRGRLRMNPKQYGEWCKALFAQVYQREPDHHRLGAVLEAGCMGQPLQLSERKMLPDGFRLGLMIAGLLLVMLVLSQLFWRDIYLSIELANLALSEAKL, encoded by the coding sequence ATGCCTGATATCACCCGTCAGACACTGCCTTTAAAACAGGCATTTTGCCAAATTTGGGAGGAGTGGCTTTTGCTCTCTCCCAGCCTTTTAACCAGCGCAGAGCCCAAAGAGAGCTTGGTGCAGCGCATGGTTGAAGAAACCAGCATCTTAGCTAAGCGGGTTTATCGATCGGTTGTGATGCAGGCCGGCACCGCTAGCGCTAAAGATGCGCAAACCATGCAATACGCCTTTGTGGCCTTACTCGATGAAGTGCTGCTCTTTAGCGATTGGAGTGGGCAGAGTAGTTGGCAGCTTACACCCTTAGAGTTCCGCTTATTTGGCACCCGCACGGCAGGCGAATCGCTACCTGATGACATCGAGCAAATGCTGGCAAGGCAAGACCCTAGTGAGCGTGATTTAGCGGCGGTTTATTTAATGACGCTGGTACTGGGGTTTCGGGGCCGCCTGCGCATGAATCCTAAACAATACGGAGAGTGGTGTAAGGCCTTATTTGCCCAGGTTTATCAACGTGAGCCAGACCATCATCGGCTGGGAGCCGTGCTAGAGGCGGGTTGTATGGGCCAGCCTTTGCAGCTGAGCGAGCGAAAAATGTTGCCCGATGGGTTTAGGCTGGGCCTGATGATTGCTGGTTTATTGCTGGTGATGCTAGTGCTTAGTCAGCTATTTTGGCGGGATATTTATCTAAGTATTGAATTGGCTAACCTAGCGCTTAGTGAGGCTAAGCTGTGA
- a CDS encoding type VI secretion system protein, translating into MKLLIILLVIVVLLLLCYGLSKMDRLARSFIDSVKKMEKDSGIEGRYQVPWLLLLGDDQNSAESLCRAWQLKSEEKTAWFGRIWYASDAVVLVPPHDIFMQADGALVALSAWRRLLGALLRVRGQRPIDAVIWAISAERLLAKGEVLQAEIMLCKQFQDAQQKLGQTLPVYWLITGLQEIAGAKELIESLPDQAQDCALGWSSTLPLASVYQREYLDKAISQLQNQLGDCIDEIGALNGGVSDALYLLPRQFDALRAPLLALGDAAFQSNALGDAPVLRGLYFVGAYQPPQDDMDGFSPVGAQVPAMPIFAGRLLRQRIAAERGLAQPIVRIMSLRQRWHRYVCIGMGVFCAVWLLAMVWIWQSERQEAITLNYLLSELGSGQSEEQTDNDSASQAVSGLWHMLVNAPRLHFASVVFPGSLLSSFDQDLDKKVANLFKTQWFASIYVQLQADLVFLQALGANSDVSSGDTTTSPENWPRYLVAQRLMQEASLLEQDVILYNRALRGGNDALNSMTNLSNRLWSTDFHPERLHLRAKLEGILRQYAPEMGKLIRLQDAVKQTKSNFSGLMKSWLDRLYGDTTFTEMADNVQTHLTDLQSNNRNSYAELDALQRQIALLKRLIAASNSAWSSASGQDLVPGYSTLLNHARSSSFVGKEAVQQIEAHASSVRKAFQERWSNQDSSLTAQGALGLREEVVQLQSAIRYLFEQDFVMQAHSVGPKTTALSGLKGMNEETLRGAMENYQSRQRYQAQNLAKVPDVYRSALGAFASKSTANAMWHVLGGYADDEVQSRGKDSLDDLIHAAPATSAAFVELGRNDLANELNREITDRALQSLRQADAQLAELALYQPKQATFSWWDGKKNASYKAFKASNPFELQQYLVRQFEQLASVAVNQGVVMEWLAAHPKGVSVKDMQMIMRWRGVAVDLKKFKEKAPDSGPALLAQLISKDLNEIDVNSCHSSLQQLELPAGPGYFFERAQRLVSLANERCSGLRAQSSAYAWQQLALYFNQHLAGRFPFAANTGAADADIERVSVLIRLIDSYLPSALAGMDEGDAANMQAARLYLQGLQNARELLGPLLVRGTAEQPQPLGVDIDVQWRSDKEKEQGADQVVEWSLGLGAQRLRYPQGERAKLRWLLGQPVTFALRWAKDSPRLPAEEGMQPNLMVSEQTAEWRYGGAWSLLRFLRNHQAPAGMVFQDEFAYPALLFSLPIRGLSKDNPHAQMFARFGISAVGAKTLLPVHLINALPLKAPVSPFRQITLPDSTTVAELK; encoded by the coding sequence GTGAAACTGCTGATTATCTTGTTGGTTATCGTTGTATTGCTGCTGCTTTGCTATGGGCTCAGCAAGATGGATCGCCTAGCGCGTAGCTTTATTGATTCAGTTAAGAAAATGGAAAAAGACAGTGGCATAGAAGGGCGCTACCAAGTGCCTTGGCTGTTACTGTTGGGTGATGACCAAAATAGCGCGGAGTCTTTATGCCGCGCTTGGCAATTAAAAAGTGAGGAAAAAACCGCGTGGTTTGGGCGCATTTGGTATGCAAGCGATGCCGTGGTGTTGGTTCCTCCTCACGATATTTTTATGCAGGCCGATGGTGCACTGGTCGCCTTGTCGGCGTGGCGACGTTTATTGGGGGCTTTGCTGAGGGTACGTGGGCAAAGGCCAATCGATGCTGTGATTTGGGCGATTTCTGCCGAACGCTTGCTGGCTAAGGGAGAAGTATTACAAGCCGAAATTATGCTGTGTAAGCAATTTCAAGATGCCCAGCAAAAACTGGGACAAACCTTGCCGGTGTATTGGTTGATTACCGGCTTGCAAGAAATAGCTGGGGCCAAGGAGCTTATCGAATCCTTGCCAGATCAGGCGCAAGACTGTGCGTTAGGGTGGTCTTCTACCTTACCTTTGGCTAGCGTCTATCAGCGCGAATACTTAGATAAAGCCATTAGTCAGCTCCAAAATCAGCTCGGCGATTGCATTGATGAAATTGGCGCATTAAATGGTGGCGTTAGCGATGCGCTGTATTTATTGCCACGGCAATTTGATGCGTTACGCGCGCCTTTATTGGCTTTAGGCGATGCGGCTTTTCAAAGTAATGCACTGGGTGATGCACCGGTGCTACGTGGGCTGTATTTTGTGGGCGCTTATCAGCCGCCTCAAGATGATATGGATGGTTTTAGCCCCGTTGGTGCGCAAGTTCCAGCAATGCCTATCTTTGCTGGGCGATTATTACGCCAACGCATCGCTGCTGAGCGGGGCTTGGCGCAGCCTATTGTGCGGATTATGTCTTTGCGCCAGCGCTGGCATCGTTATGTGTGTATCGGCATGGGCGTTTTTTGTGCGGTTTGGTTATTGGCAATGGTGTGGATTTGGCAGAGTGAGCGCCAAGAAGCGATTACGTTGAATTACCTTTTGAGCGAGCTTGGGTCGGGACAAAGTGAGGAGCAAACCGACAATGATTCTGCTAGTCAAGCGGTATCTGGCCTGTGGCATATGTTGGTAAATGCGCCACGCTTGCACTTTGCCAGCGTGGTGTTTCCTGGCTCATTGCTTTCTTCTTTTGATCAGGATTTGGATAAAAAAGTCGCTAACTTATTCAAAACACAGTGGTTTGCTTCTATCTATGTTCAACTGCAAGCGGATCTAGTTTTTTTGCAGGCTCTTGGTGCAAATAGCGATGTAAGCAGCGGCGATACGACGACCAGTCCTGAAAATTGGCCGCGTTATTTAGTGGCGCAACGTTTGATGCAAGAGGCCAGCTTGCTTGAGCAAGATGTGATCTTATATAACCGCGCCCTGAGGGGCGGGAATGATGCTTTAAACAGTATGACTAATTTAAGTAACCGATTATGGAGCACAGATTTCCACCCAGAGCGCTTGCATTTAAGAGCCAAACTTGAGGGGATATTACGCCAATATGCACCCGAAATGGGCAAGCTTATTCGCTTGCAGGATGCGGTAAAGCAAACCAAGTCGAACTTTTCTGGGCTGATGAAGAGCTGGTTGGATCGTTTATATGGTGACACCACGTTTACAGAAATGGCCGACAACGTACAAACACACCTGACCGATTTACAAAGCAATAATCGCAATAGCTATGCCGAGCTAGATGCGTTGCAGCGGCAAATTGCGCTACTTAAAAGGCTCATTGCAGCCAGCAATAGCGCGTGGAGTAGTGCATCGGGGCAAGATTTAGTGCCAGGCTATAGCACCTTATTAAACCATGCCCGCTCTAGTAGTTTTGTGGGCAAAGAGGCGGTGCAGCAGATTGAAGCGCATGCCAGTAGCGTGCGTAAAGCGTTTCAAGAGCGTTGGTCCAATCAAGATTCATCGCTAACTGCGCAAGGTGCGCTGGGGCTTAGAGAAGAAGTAGTGCAGCTGCAAAGCGCGATTCGCTATTTGTTTGAGCAAGATTTTGTGATGCAGGCCCACTCGGTAGGGCCTAAAACTACGGCCCTGAGTGGCTTAAAAGGGATGAATGAAGAAACGCTGCGCGGCGCGATGGAAAACTACCAAAGTAGGCAGCGTTATCAGGCGCAAAACTTAGCCAAAGTGCCCGATGTATATCGATCTGCCCTTGGTGCGTTTGCCAGCAAAAGCACCGCCAATGCGATGTGGCATGTGTTGGGGGGATATGCTGACGATGAGGTTCAGAGCCGTGGTAAGGATAGTTTGGATGACTTGATCCACGCTGCGCCCGCTACGAGCGCTGCTTTTGTTGAGTTAGGGCGCAATGATTTAGCTAACGAGCTAAATAGAGAAATCACCGATAGAGCGCTGCAAAGCCTGCGCCAAGCCGATGCCCAGTTGGCCGAATTGGCACTGTATCAGCCTAAACAAGCCACGTTTTCTTGGTGGGATGGCAAAAAAAATGCCAGTTATAAGGCATTTAAAGCCAGTAACCCATTTGAGCTACAGCAGTATTTAGTAAGGCAGTTTGAGCAGCTTGCCAGCGTAGCGGTTAATCAAGGTGTGGTGATGGAGTGGCTGGCTGCGCACCCTAAGGGCGTGTCGGTAAAAGATATGCAAATGATTATGCGTTGGCGTGGTGTGGCCGTGGATCTGAAGAAGTTCAAAGAAAAAGCGCCCGATAGTGGCCCAGCACTGCTAGCACAGCTGATCAGCAAAGATTTAAATGAGATAGATGTAAACAGCTGCCATAGTAGTTTGCAGCAGCTGGAGTTGCCCGCTGGGCCTGGATATTTTTTTGAGCGGGCTCAGCGTTTAGTGAGTTTGGCCAATGAGCGCTGCTCAGGGCTACGGGCACAAAGTAGTGCTTATGCTTGGCAGCAATTGGCCCTGTATTTTAATCAACATCTTGCGGGGCGTTTCCCTTTTGCCGCCAATACCGGCGCTGCCGATGCTGATATAGAAAGAGTGAGCGTCTTGATACGGTTGATTGATAGTTATTTGCCAAGTGCGCTAGCGGGGATGGACGAGGGGGATGCTGCAAATATGCAGGCGGCGCGGCTGTATTTGCAAGGGCTGCAAAATGCCCGTGAGCTTTTAGGGCCGCTCCTAGTGCGCGGTACTGCTGAGCAACCGCAGCCCTTGGGTGTGGATATTGATGTGCAATGGCGTAGCGATAAAGAAAAAGAGCAGGGTGCAGATCAGGTGGTTGAGTGGAGCTTAGGCCTTGGCGCACAGCGTTTGCGCTATCCACAGGGCGAGCGAGCAAAGCTGCGCTGGTTGCTTGGCCAGCCTGTGACATTTGCATTGCGCTGGGCAAAAGATTCACCGCGTCTGCCTGCTGAAGAGGGCATGCAGCCCAATTTAATGGTGAGTGAGCAAACGGCCGAATGGCGCTATGGTGGTGCATGGTCTTTACTGCGCTTCTTACGTAATCATCAAGCACCGGCAGGCATGGTGTTTCAGGATGAATTTGCCTATCCTGCTCTGCTGTTTAGCCTGCCTATCCGAGGGCTAAGCAAAGATAATCCGCACGCACAAATGTTTGCTCGCTTTGGCATAAGCGCTGTGGGGGCAAAAACGCTATTACCGGTACATTTAATCAATGCCCTACCGCTAAAAGCCCCAGTATCCCCCTTTAGGCAAATCACCTTGCCAGATTCAACAACTGTGGCGGAACTAAAATGA